In Taeniopygia guttata chromosome 2, bTaeGut7.mat, whole genome shotgun sequence, one genomic interval encodes:
- the OTUD1 gene encoding OTU domain-containing protein 1 codes for MQLYSSVITHYPAAATAAAAAASPSSAAVFKVSLSPGPSAAEAPSAADAAGPNAVAESSGKESFVPAGGSSSAAAMPAFSSCLEVMPSGPAAGPAGRPAGGPQFSSCAQVTVSRRRPLERIVPIRIVQRAEAAAELVPGSPRSRAWLEGILESVRQAGGDAEAAEEPSNRSLRLSEHCQALQAAAAGAQPGLVPGCGPAERSGGPAQPGGPAHAEEEAAAGPDVRRGPGGRAERSEKLALYLAEVEKQDKYLRQKGRFRFHIIPDGNCLYRAVCKAVYGDQRLHGELREQTVHYIADHLDHFNPIIEGDVGEFLIGAAQDGAWAGYPELLAMGQMLNVNIHLTTGGRPESPTVSTMVHYLGPEDPTRPSIWLSWLSNGHYDAVLDRVCPNPEYEAWCRQTQVQRRRDEELAKSMAVSLSKMYIEQNACS; via the coding sequence ATGCAGCTCTACAGCTCCGTGATCACCCACTACCCGGCGGCCGCCACCGCAGCAGCCGCCGCGGCCTCGCCGAGCTCCGCCGCCGTCTTCAAGGTCTCCTTGTCGCCGGGACCCTCCGCCGCGGAGGCACCGAGCGCCGCCGACGCCGCGGGCCCGAACGCGGTCGCTGAGAGCTCCGGCAAGGAGAGCTTCGTTCCCGCggggggcagcagcagcgccgcCGCCATGCCCGCCTTCTCGTCCTGCCTGGAGGTGATGCCGagcggccccgcggcggggccggccgggcggCCGGCGGGCGGCCCGCAGTTCAGCTCCTGCGCGCAGGTCACCGTCAGCCGCCGGCGGCCGCTGGAGCGGATCGTGCCCATCCGCATCGTGCAGCGCGCCGAGGCCGCCGCGGAGCTGGTGCCGGGCTCGCCGCGCAGCCGCGCCTGGCTGGAGGGAATCCTGGAGAGCGTGCGGCAGGCCGGGGGCGACGCCGAGGCGGCGGAGGAGCCCAGCAACCGCAGCCTGCGGCTCAGCGAGCACTGCCAGGCGCTGCAAGCGGCGGCCGCCGgcgcccagcccgggctggttCCCGGCTGCGGCcccgcggagcggagcgggggcCCCGCGCAGCCCGGCGGCCCCGCGCACGccgaggaggaggcggcggcggggcccgaCGTGCGGCGGGGGCCCGGCGGCAGAGCGGAGCGCAGCGAGAAGCTGGCGCTGTACCTGGCCGAGGTGGAGAAGCAGGACAAGTACCTGCGGCAGAAGGGCCGGTTCCGCTTCCACATCATCCCCGACGGGAACTGCCTGTACCGCGCCGTCTGCAAGGCGGTGTACGGGGACCAGCGGCTGCACGGCGAGCTCCGCGAGCAGACCGTGCACTACATCGCCGACCACCTGGACCACTTCAACCCCATCATCGAGGGCGACGTGGGAGAGTTCCTCATCGGCGCCGCTCAGGACGGGGCCTGGGCCGGCTACCCGGAGCTGCTGGCCATGGGGCAGATGCTGAACGTGAACATCCACCTGACCACGGGCGGCCGGCCCGAGAGCCCCACCGTTTCCACCATGGTTCACTACCTGGGGCCCGAGGACCCGACGCGGCCCAGTATCTGGCTGAGCTGGCTTAGCAATGGGCACTACGATGCTGTGCTGGACCGCGTGTGCCCCAACCCAGAGTACGAGGCGTGGTGCAGACAGACTCAGGTACAGCGCAGGCGGGATGAGGAGCTGGCCAAGTCCATGGCGGTGTCCTTGTCCAAGATGTACATTGAGCAGAATGCCTGCTCATGA